A stretch of the Capsicum annuum cultivar UCD-10X-F1 chromosome 8, UCD10Xv1.1, whole genome shotgun sequence genome encodes the following:
- the LOC107879762 gene encoding probable F-box protein At3g61730, whose protein sequence is MGKRMRKTRPLCCCVSPRLKYQTPNSIFSWYEEDLWTEIAKFLDGKSLVMLASTSKWFHCVIMEECVWKHACLRDLHVPDPGKVTSKWINLYATAFNGCHSYTFRQQDKHIDWMRIGAFSFDSQNALLTENLIPPLKILKEKTLEKMIELNGCCVVRNIKSGIWIADLQLVRCPVCDLNTCDGTMQVLDARHIELFLSEGYQDGSWDYELLGSHHEKKQASGASAGIFDVKHIKDRSTSAVLDLKSWIGKPNDWQPKAMISRYAVAVNTNLQENEGLHVKFHVMKSGKNDEIVSIRISEQLQ, encoded by the exons ATGGGAAAACGTATGCGTAAAACCAGACCTCTCTGTTGCTGTGTTTCTCCTCGACTCAAATATCAGACTCCTAACTCTATCTTCTCATG GTACGAAGAGGACCTGTGGACAGAGATTGCTAAGTTCTTGGATGGAAAATCCTTGGTGATGCTTGCATCAACCAGCAAGTGGTTCCATTGCGTCATTATGGAGGAATGCGTATGGAAACATGCTTGCCTGCGAGACCTCCATGTTCCTGATCCTGGAAAAGTAACCTCCAAATGGATCAACTTATATGCAACAGCCTTTA ATGGATGCCATTCTTACACGTTCCGCCAGCAGGATAAGCATATTG ACTGGATGCGCATTGGAGCATTTTCCTTTGACTCGCAAAATGCACTCTTGACAGAGAATTTGATCCCTCCCTTGAAAATCCTTAAGGAGAAGACATTGGAGAAGATGATAGAGTTAAATGGGTGCTGTGTGGTCAGAAATATCAAGAGTGGAATCTGGATTGCTG ATTTGCAGCTTGTTCGTTGCCCAGTCTGTGATCTCAACACATGTGATG GAACGATGCAGGTATTAGATGCAAGACATATTGAACTGTTTCTTAGTGAAGGATACCAGGATGGAAGCTGGGATTATGAGTTGCTAGGTTCTCACCATGAGAAGAAGCAAGCTAGTGGAGCCTCTGCTGGTATATTTGATGTCAAACATATCAAAGATCGCTCAACTTCTG CTGTTCTTGATCTTAAGTCATGGATAGGAAAGCCCAATGACTGGCAACCAAAAGCTATGATATCCCGTTATGCAGTAGCAGTCAACACAAACTTGCAAGAGAatgaag GTCTTCACGTAAAATTCCATGTCATGAAGTCCGGGAAGAATGATGAAATTGTTTCAATCAGAATATCAGAGCAGCTCCAGTGA
- the LOC124886661 gene encoding putative B3 domain-containing protein At2g18810 — protein sequence MSTIKLFGKEIKVEEEEESIMLFGNRILLHAALNENENKKQKQKQNDNRIVNGINLLPPKCMRMAIRLGGGSRPVYIARKQVENSDFSLQQSRLLITASTHCWKLLDDLIASEDNDIGVQVRVMDPRCKFHDMKLNRWNSVGRFVFNRGWNSLLKENKLEKGDTLDLWHFETPLNQPCFAINIIKNQ from the coding sequence ATGTCTACAATAAAGCTCTTTGGCAAAGAAATCAAAGTCGAGGAGGAGGAGGAGAGCATAATGTTATTCGGAAACCGGATTTTGCTGCATGCAGCATTGAACGAGAACGAGAAcaagaagcagaagcagaagcagaatgACAATAGAATTGTAAATGGGATAAATTTGCTGCCACCAAAATGCATGCGTATGGCTATTCGATTAGGAGGAGGGAGTCGACCGGTTTACATTGCCAGAAAGCAAGTGGAGAATTCGGACTTCAGTTTGCAACAGAGCCGGTTACTTATTACAGCTAGTACACACTGCTGGAAATTACTCGACGACTTGATTGCATCAGAGGATAATGACATTGGTGTTCAGGTGAGAGTGATGGATCCACGGTGTAAATTCCATGACATGAAGCTGAATAGATGGAACAGCGTAGGCAGATTTGTGTTTAACAGAGGATGGAATAGCCTTCTCAAAGAAAACAAACTTGAAAAAGGCGATACACTTGACCTCTGGCATTTCGAAACCCCTCTTAATCAACCTTGTTTTGCTATAAATATCATTAAGAACCAGTAG